TGTTACTTtggtttatgaaaaaaaaaatggaaaaggtaACGAGCAAAGTATGTAAGTTACACACACTAGCTATATGTAGACATTTTAACATTGTCGTTTCtgtctttataattttgtttagttttGTTGTTCCCTTCTGGTAAATAATCCTTCAACATTATTTTGTACGTGGactatttataaaatttcaattgtGTACTTATTTTCTCGTGCATCTTGCTAACTGGTGTTTTCTTctgctattttttgttttttctaggTGGCAGAGAACAGATGTTGGAGTTGTGGATTAACATGCCAGTCCAACCGTGATCTTCAGAATCATTTGCATGATTTAGTTGACTTTAATGAGATAAAGACTTTGTGGAATGATGATAGGTATCTGATACCTTTCATGGAAGATGATTCACTGTTGTACAGTTTTGGTGATTGTGACGAAGAAGGTGAAGATGAACAAATTACTCCAATtgatgaagatcttataaagGATCTAATGAACATTGAAGAGAGTATCCATGACGATCAAgatgttgtgaataaaatggtagttgatgatgacaaacatgagATTGCTTCTGTCTCTAATGATCATTTGAACAAGGCTAGTTCTTCAAAGGAACTTATTAATGGGAAGGACTTGTGCTGTGATAAGGATCCAGAAGGACATTTGATGGTTAATTCTCAAAATCACATTGCAAAGCATATTAAGAAGATCAATGAAAGTTATTTTGGCTCTTACAGTTCATTTGGTATCCATCGAGAGATGTTAAGTGACAAGGTATAGGATGTGCTTCTCATTTGTTGGCtttaaatttaactaaattGTTGTGTCCCTGCAATAAATTGACAAACTGAAGCTCTTTAACCATGCTATCACCATTTTATTAAAGTAATATCTATCTTTATCTAGGTGAGAATGGATGCTTATGGCCAAGCAATTTTGAAGAATCCGTCTCTACTAAATAGTGCTGTGGTTATGGATGTAGGTTGTGGAACTGGAATTCTCAGGTGAGAAATATCCTTGATTTTTGTCAGTGTAGAATATCATGCAGTCTATACTCTAGCAAAATCCTGGATTATATCTTTTATGGAGTTTTATATTCATACAATAATACAATGAAACATATGATAATTAATGGTGGAAGGATGATGTCTTAGTGAAAACAttaggaaaagaaaattccTTCAGATTACCAATGTTGTGTATAGAACTTGGGTGTGCTAGTTTACTGTCCCATCAACCTTAgattgtgtatatatatatgtgtgtatgtgtgtgagAAAGCTAcccttttttgtaaattaattcatttgaaGAGTGTTAAGATGTCCCACATTGACTAGGAACATGGCTAGAATAAAAAACATACCTTCCCTTTTTCATCTTTTCATCATTGAGGGTGAGTCTTGGCGCAATGGtaagtttgttgttgtgttcaaATCAGTGGCGGATCTAGAAATTTTTCTTAGTGGGGACAAgaaataatttctaatatttttacaaaagtaAAATGTCACAAGGtactacaaaatatatatcaagATAAAAGAAATCTAAAGTTTTGAAATGCAAATAAGCGAAATTCCGAAAACCAAtcttttgatttccaatgttaGGTCTCATAAGATAACAATACAAACATAATGCAGCATCTTTTGATACACTATATTCCAACCAATTGCTAAAATCTGAAAACCAATCAGGTTAAACTTTCAAAATTTAGTCCCAAATTGTCGTTTTGGAAAATCATGCTCTCTTGGTTGACAAGGTCCTTTTTGCAAATAAGCTCTTTGAATGTTATTCCGATCATTAGGATGATAACATGATATTTGAGAATTGGGAGGGTCAGAGTGAGGGACGATTCACATTGTAATCAAACGTGTGTGATAAGTTACTAATTTAGTGTGTGAAATGTAATGCCCTTCATTAAAATAACCAACACTAAAACACCATTAATCCTAATTTCTTTATATCAAGAACACAGTAAAAGAAAAATGCTCCTAAAAGAATTATACAATGAATGTTTTGAAAAGTTGCGTGTTTTACTTATCTCTTGAAGCAAGTAATTCGAAATCTTTGTTATCTTTGCCTCGAgaattttttcgtttttttcttttttcttaatcctTGAGCAACTCACTAATGCCAAGAAAGACGATTTATTTGTGTGATTCTAGGAAAAGGAACTGTCTATGCTTGTATAAGCGTTGTACGTAATTTGGAATTATATCTTTTGAGATTTGTTTAACCAATCTTTCTTTATCTGTTATTTTTATCatctttattcaatttaatatattattatactaatatcttttcaaaaaatataacaatttaatatattaaaacaatttaatatatcttttcctttactaaaagatatatttagataatatttatctaaataattattgGATTATTTTTTAGATGTTACATGAAACAATGTGCTCTATGGCTCTATGCAGTGTGGTGTGTTTTTTAGTTACCGTAACAATAATGAGAATTGGGCTAAATGGTTTGGGCTTGAGCAcgtaatttttgtatttgaatGTCTTGTTTTGTTTGGGCTTTTGGgtttaaaaaaatccaatggggacaatatataattttttatgggggcaatttttttatatatattaacaaataaaaaaaaaatctggtgGGGGCAATTGCCCCACAGCACATAACGTGCATCTGCCACTGGTTCAAATCCTAGAAATAACCTCTCCACTTGTGAGGGTAAGGCTGTGCACTTCTATACTCCCCCTAGGCCCTTCTTATTCTTGGATGAAATTAGTTGATGCATGCTTGGTGGTCCTGTATGTAGGATAATAATCTGTATATAATACCCTGCATATGCATAAGTAGTTTCTAAGTGAAGTAGTTCTCTTCATGGCCCTCTTTTCTTCTGAATATTGAATATTTCATCTTCACTTAATGCTTGGTAGAAGTAGAAGCCATTAATCATGTTCCATTATCCATATGCTTCCTCAAATTGATAGGCTACATGTGAGCTCTTTCTGTTTGTTCATTTTTTGGCTGTAGTGGTTATGATGCCTATGGCTGTTATTAAGTGCATATTCCTGATTTTATCGATCTCtgcatataagttttttttgggaGGCTACATATTTTCCTACGATATCTGATTGCTCTGTCGTTTGTAAGTTTGTGACATTCtttgtcattatttttctttagccTATTTTCAGCAAAAGCTGGTGCTTCAAGGGTTATTGCAGTCGAGGCTAGTGCCAAGATGGCAGCAGTAGCATCTCAGGTATAGGTTTTCTGCTCTTTGGCTTCTATAATTACCACTTCAATTACATGTGTAGTTCTGtgttcattttcttcattatttttttaaatttagattgCAAAAGATAATGGTCTTTTGCTGAGTAAAAGCCAAAATGGAGTTGATGGCTTCCAAAAGGGAGTCATAGAAGTGGTTCATGGTATGGTTGAAGAGATTGATAAAACAGTTGAAGTTCAACCTCACAGTGTTGATGTACTGCTAAGTGAATGGATGGGATATTGCCTGCTGTATGAATCCATGCTTGGTTCAGTACTTTATGCACGAGACCGGTGGTTGAAGCCTGGCGGTGCCATTCTTCCTGACACAGCAACTATTGTAAGTCTCTCCTCTGTCCTCTTCTTGGCTATTTTGTTTTCA
The nucleotide sequence above comes from Glycine soja cultivar W05 chromosome 11, ASM419377v2, whole genome shotgun sequence. Encoded proteins:
- the LOC114372880 gene encoding probable protein arginine N-methyltransferase 3, with protein sequence MAFSNNKQKQQEEEEEEHRMEEDEDESEEEEEHFWDDWEGEDEEGEQRDSEFVCLFCESRYSSCGSLFDHCASLHRFDFHAIRTTLSLDFYASFKLINFIRSLVAENRCWSCGLTCQSNRDLQNHLHDLVDFNEIKTLWNDDRYLIPFMEDDSLLYSFGDCDEEGEDEQITPIDEDLIKDLMNIEESIHDDQDVVNKMVVDDDKHEIASVSNDHLNKASSSKELINGKDLCCDKDPEGHLMVNSQNHIAKHIKKINESYFGSYSSFGIHREMLSDKVRMDAYGQAILKNPSLLNSAVVMDVGCGTGILSLFSAKAGASRVIAVEASAKMAAVASQIAKDNGLLLSKSQNGVDGFQKGVIEVVHGMVEEIDKTVEVQPHSVDVLLSEWMGYCLLYESMLGSVLYARDRWLKPGGAILPDTATIFVAGFGKGATSLPFWENVCDFDMSCIGKELVIDAARIPIVDVVDSQDLVTCSAILQSFDLATMKPNEVDFTATATLELKPSYSGTCCWCYGVVLWFDTGFTSRFCQETPAVLSTSPYMPRTHWSQTILTFREPIAMGFGKGNRGKPEAIGTEVYPAAKIDLRVSIVRSTEHRSIDISLEAAGVEPDGQKRSWPAQLFNLQ